From Blattabacterium cuenoti:
AAAATATATAAAGCATTTTCCTAATAAAGGGTAATTCATATATAGAAAAATCATTTTTATTTATGAAATTTTTTCCATCAAAAAACTGTAAAAATTTTAATCTTAAAAAAGCAGATAAAGTAGAAGAAAAAGCATGAACCCCTCCAGAATTCATACAATGATCTATGAGCCACCCAATTAAAAATGATAGAAATAAAAACAAAAATTTATTTCCATTGTATGGAAATACTAATATAAAAAGAATATATATATAAGAATAGTATCCTAAAAATAAAAATAAAGGATTAAATATTGAAATTTGAACTAAACAAAGAAAAAAAATATAAAAGACAGAAATAACAAAATTTTTAATTAAATTCATTACTTATTTTCAACTTTATAAAGTTGAACATCATTCCATTCTTTTTTTAATAAATTTTTTACAACATAAGCATTTTCTATAGTCGAAAAATTAGCCATGAGTTTCACTTTTATAATATAATTAGCATGTTCTTCATCAAATTTATAAGAATGGACAGTTCCAATCTGAATCCCTTCAGGAAAAGTAGCTGATTTTCCATCTGTTTCTACAATATCTCCTTTATGGATACTGGAATGTCTGGGAATATCATATAAAACTACATATTCATGATTCAGTCCATCCCAACTAAGAGTTCCAAAATATTTATTTTTTTTTAGTCTAGCATTAACTTTAATTTTTGGGTTTAATAGAGAAATTGCCACACTAAAATGTGGAGAAGTTTTTATAATGATCCCTGCAATTCCATTAGATAATATAATTCCCATATCTTGTTCTATTCCATCTATATTTCCTTTGTTTATAGTTATATAATTATCCTGTTCATGAATACTATTATTTATGATTTGTACTGGAGTGAAAGTATACTGTTGTAAATAATTAATATCTTCTTTTTTAAAATCTTTAGATATTTTTCTTATCTTAGAGAAGATTTGAGCTTCACGTAACCTTTTATTTTCATTTAAAAGTTTTTTATTTTCAATTTCTAACAAAAAATAGCTACGTAATTTATATATGACTTCATAAATATTTCCAATCATAAAATTGGAAGAACCTGCATAAATATATTGATGAAATTTTGAATTTGAAAAAGAAAGAAAAATGGCAGAAAATTCTAGTAAAAAAAAGAAAATAAAAAAACGCCATTTCAAAAAAAAATTAAAAAATTCACGCATAAAATTAATCTATAAACCCTATTTCATTATTTCATTAAAAATGTAAATTTATCAATATTTTTTAATGCAACACCTGTTCCTTTTACTACAGCTCTCAAAGGGTCCTCTACTAAAGAAACAGAAAGTCCCGTTTTTTTGGATATTCTTTTATCTAAACCTCTTAAAAGAGAACCACCTCCGGCCATATATATTCCTGTTTTATAAATGTCTGCTGCAAGTTCGGGTGGAGTTCTAGAAAGAGTTTCCATTACGGCATCTTCAATACGTAAAATTGATTTATCTAAAGCAGGAATTGTTTCTTTATAAGAAAGATTCATTTCTTTAGGTTTTCCTGTAGAAAGATCTCTTCCTTGTATATGAATATCTTCTGGAGGTTTTTCTATAGATTCCATAACCGCTCCTATATCTATTTTTATTTTTTCTGCAGTTCTTTCTCCAATATATAGATTATATTTAGAACGAAGAAAATAGGCAATATCATTAGTAAAAACATCTCCAGCTATTTTTATAGATTTTTGACATACTATTCCACCTAAAGCTATAACTCCACATTCTGTTGTCCCTCCTCCTATATCAATAATCATATTCCCTTCTGCTTTAGTTACAGAAATCCCTGAACCAATAGCCGCAGCCATAGGTTCTTCAATAAGATAAACTTCTTTAGCATTAAGATGTTGAGCGGAATCTTTTACTGCTCTTTTTTCTACTTCCGTTATTCCAGATGGAATACAAATTACCATTGTTAATGACGGAGTAAAAAATTTATTATTAACTCCTGGGACTTTCTTAATAAACTCTTTTATCATAAGTTCTGCTACTTGATAATCTGCAATAACTCCATCTTTCAATGGTTTGTATATTTTAATATTTTCATGTGTTTTCCCTTGCATTTGTTTAGCTTCTTCTCCTACCGCTAACACTTTTTTTGTCCTTACATCTATAGCGATTATTGAAGGTAAATCAACTATAACTTTGTTATTGTGCATGATTAGTGTATTTGCTGTCCCTAAGTCTATAGCTATTTCTTGAGTGAAAAGATTCTTCATAAAATCAACTACTAATCCCATTAATATTTTTTTTATGAAAAGATTTACCTAATTTAAATAAAAAATACAGTTTTTCAGTATATTGAAGATATTAATAATTTTTCTTTTGAAAGAACATGATGTATTTTTATTACAAGGAAGTAATAAAGAAAATAAAAAAAAATATTTAGATAGATCTTTAATTTTAATATCTCAAGAAATCGGTGAAATTATTAAAATTTCATCATATTTTGAAAGTGAAGCATGGAATATGAAAAATTCTTCTATCTTTTATAATAGAGCTTTACACATAAAAACAAATTATACTCCTATTGATCTTTTAAAAAAAATCTTAAATATAGAATCCTTCATAGGAAGAAAAAGAAATTCTTATCCTCTTAGAAAAGAATATCAAAACCGAGAAATAGATATAGATATTTTATTTTATGATCATATCATTATATATAGTTTTATTTTGACAATTCCCCATCCATTATTACATTTACGAAGATTCGTTTTAGAACCTATGTGTGAAATAGCTCCAAATAAAAGTCATCCAATATTTAATTTTACGATTTTAGAAATGTTAGGATTATGCATAGATAAATTATATGTAAAAAAAATTTTTGAATGAATTTTTATTATAATAATAAAAAAAAATTTGAATCAAATTCAATTTTATATTTATATCATATTATTTATTTTTTCCGTTTCTATTTTTTACGGAAACGAAAAAAAAGAAAATGATGATGTAACACATTATAAAAATGATTTATTTTTTTTGAATTTGAAAGATGTTTTGAAATACAAATCAAATATACAAGAACATGATATAAAAAAAGGTAAATCATATTTAAAAGGACAAGCTTCTATAGAATATTATAATGCAAAAATTGAAGCAGATTATATAGAATTAAATTGGAAAAATGGAGATTTATATGCTAAATCAAAAGAAAAATCTGTTTTATTACAAAAGGAAAATCACCAATATTTTTTCAGTAAAATTCATTTTAATTTTAGGAATCAAATAGGAGAAGCAAAAAATTTTTATACTAAAGAAGAAAATCATATTGTGATAGCTGATGATATTTTTAAAAAAAAAGAAGATATTTTGATGAAAAAAGTTACATATATATCAGATCCTTTTTTTTTAAAAAAAAAAGATAATTTTCCTGATTTTTATTTAAAAACAGATTATTTAAAATATTCAAAAAAATACATTCTTTCGGGCCCAATTTTCTTTTATTGGTATAGAGTTCCATTACCTATTTTTTTTCCTTTTTTTTATATGCCTATAAAATTTAATAAAGCATATTATAGTATTATGTATCCAAAATTTGGAATTCAAAAAAAAAGAATTTACATAGAAGATCTAGGGTTATTTTTTCCAATTTCTGATTTATTAAATTTTAGTATAAGTACTTCTATATATAATACTGAAAAATGGAATATTAAAACAAGAATAGAATATAAACTAAAATATACGGATTATGGATTTATCAATTTTGATTATAAAAATATGTCAAATAAACAGATAAATTATCTATTTCAATGGAAACATAATTCCGATTCAAAACCAAATTCCAAAATAAATTTCAATGCAAATATTAATTATGATAATGTATTTTTACATAATAATGAAAGCTTTTCTTATATCAATATAAGAAAAAAGTTATCTAATTATTTCTGGTTTATGGATTTTTATATGATTCAAAATAAAGATAAAAAAGAAATAAAATTTATAATTCCAGAATTAATTTTACAAACAAAAAATATATTATTTCATGATAAAAAAAATTTATTTTTAAGTCAGATAAACATTGAAAATGAATTACATTTTCAAAATTATATGAATGGATACAAAAAAACGTATTTTCATACTATATTGAATCACAATATGAGCATGACTGCTTATTTTCCTTTTTTTTATCCTTATTTCAGAATTTCATCTAAAATTTTATATAAGGATTTTTATGCATGTGATTTTCCTTATTTTCATATTTCAAGTTTTCAAAAAATGGATTTTTCAACAAATATTGTCTCTATTCCATTTTATAAAATTTGGAAATTGAAAGATATTTTTCTATTAAAACATGAAGTAAAACCGATTTTATTTTTTCATATGATATATTTTCCTCCTGTTTTTTATAACGTAAAAAATCATTTAAAAAAAAGAATAAATTTTATTTTAAATAACAATTTTGTAATAAAAAATACATGGAATTGTATGGATTCTTGTAGACAAATAGAAATCTTCAAAGAAATAAACTCCTCATTCATTATTGATCATAATTTTATAAAATGGGAAAATTTTCATATTATGGGGAATACTGATTTAACCAAAAATTTTGAAGCAAAATATAAAGCAGGAATAAATTTTTTTGAAAAAAAATATAAAATGATATATTTTGATTTTTCTTTTTCTTCTAATTATGATATTCTTTTTTTTCCTATTAAAAATAAATTTCAAAAAAAAGGAAAAAATCGTTATGATTACTTTTTTTTCGATCATAAAAATTATGCTAAATATCCAATTCCGTTTAATTTAAAAATTGATTTTCATTCCAATTATGAAAATTCTTTAGATAAAAAAAAATTCTTTCATACTTTTTTAAGTTTTAATGGGTCTGTCAATATCACGAAATATTGGAAAATTAGTTTCCATACAGATTACGATTTATTAAAAAATAAAATAATATTAGCGAATATTATTTTTGATAGGGATTTAAGAAGCTTTAAAATGAGTTTTAACTGGAATATCGTAAAAAATTCTTCCTGGTATTTTTTCATAGGATTGAAAGATCCTTATTTAAAAAATATCATACAGTATAATGAAAAAAATTAATTACAATCATGATACCAAAAAAATTTTCAATAAAAAAAATACCATCTTATGGCCCATACAATACATGTGTTCTTGTTGGGTTTTTTTTATTTGTTTCTGGACAAATAGCTGTGGATCAAAACACAGAAAAATTAATTTCAGATAATATAGAAATAGAAACAAAAAAAGTGATGGAAAATATCAAAATTATTCTTTCAGAAAATGAAATAGGATTTCAAAATGTAATAAAAACTTCTGTTTTTGTAACAGATATGAATTTATTTCCAAAAATAAATGATGTATACTCTAAATTTTTTCATGAAGGAGATTATCCAGCTAGAGAAACTATACAAGTTTCAGCTCTTCCTAAGAATGCCAATATTGAAATATCTTTAATAGCATATAAAAATTAATTATTTTATTTATTATATTATAGTATATAGTGAAATATGGATTTTTAATTTTTGTTGTTCTTTTATTATTGTCATTAAACAAAATATATTCTAATGAATCATTTTTAAATAAAACAAAAGGAGTTATACAAATAATTCATGCAGATCTAATACAAAACAACAATCATCATAATCAAATTTTTGTTTTAACAGGAAGCGTTCATTTAAAATATGGTAAGTATCATCTTTTTTGTGATAAGGTTAGATATTCTAAAAAAAATAATAAATTTCATGGATATGGAAATGTTAGATTAGAATCTGGAAAAAATAAAATAATATCTCAAAATATAATAGGAAATTTTTTTGATTTTCAATTGTCAGGAAATGTGATTTTATATCAAGATAAAATAAAATTAACATCGGATATCATGAATTATAATTTTAAAAAAAAGTTACTTCAAGCTATCAACGATGTTGTTCTGTATTTTAATAAAATCAAATTAACAACTAATATATTGGAATATAATTTTATACTAAACCAAATTTTTTACAAAAAAAATAGCATCATTTATTATGGAGATTATATCATATGTAGTAAAGAAGGTTTTTTTTATATTAATAGAAAAAAAATAGAGTTAAAATATCAAATAAAATTGATTAGTAAAAATTATACTGTATATGCCAATATATTAGAATATATGTTAAAAAAAGAACAGATCAATTTTCCTAATACTGCCATCATAATGCAGAATACAAATTCTGATAATTTTATTTATACTAAAAGGGCAGTATTTTCAATTCAAAAGAAAATTTTTTTATTTAAAAATTATGTAAGTATCCATTATAATGGTAAAATTGTGAGAGGTGAATATTTGTTTTTTGATCAGAAAAAAAAATGTGGATTTATTAAAAATATTTTGATAGAAGATTCAAAAAAAAAATGTTTTTTGATAAGCGGATATGGAAAATTTGATTTTCATTCTGGTTCTTTAATTTTAAAAGAAAACCCCAAAATTATAAAAATAACAAAAACTGATTCAGTTTTTGTTATTTCAAATATTTTAAAAATAAATGTAAAAAAAAATAACGCATATTCAATTCAAGCTTTTTCTGTTAAAAGTTTTTTTTTGAATGAAGATATTCAAGGAGTATGTGATTTTTTCAATTATGAATCCTCAAATGATTATATGCAATTTGATGGAAATCCCACATTTTGGAATAAAAATCAACAAATTACTGGAAAAATTATATATGTTTATCTTCGAGATAAGAATTATATAAAATATATAAAAATTGTAAAAAATGCTTTTTACACAGAAAAAATAAACTCAGAAGAGTTTAATCAGATAGAAGGAGATATTATGATTGGCTTTTTTAATAAAAAGAATTATTTAGAAAAAGTGATAATTCAAGGAAATATTAATAGTATTATTTTTCTTTATCCTGATTCTGATCAAAAAATAATTAATAGATTATCTTGTGAAATTTTATCAATATATTTAGATCAATCAAAAAAAATAGGAAAAATTTCTTGTGCAAAAGAAGCACGTTCAGAGTTGATTCCAATACATAATAAAATTCCTAAGGACTTACTTTATCTTTCTAAATTTTCTTGGAAAGAAAAAGAAAAACCAAATAATAAATTTTTTATGTCTCAAGAAATATACAAATATAAAAAAGAAAGCTTGCTAGAAGAAAAAGAAATTAAAACTATGATAAAAAATAAATAGAATAAAATTCTTATGAAAAAATTAGAAAAATATTTTTTTCAATATCAAACTCAGATCAATCCATTTCCTATGAATATTATGGTAAATCATGCTGAAGGAAGTTATATTTATGGAATAAATGGAAAAAAATATCTAGATTTTGTAGCAGGTGTTTCCGTAAATGTATTAGGACATGGAAATAAAAAAATAAAAGAAGCCATAAAAAAACAAGTCAACAAATACTTGCATACTATGGTATATGGAGAATTTATACAAACTCCTTGTATAAAGCTTTGCAAAAAAATATCAGAAAATATTCCAGATCCACTTACTACTACTTATTTAGTTAATACTGGTACAGAAGCAGTAGAAGGAGCTTTAAAATTAGCTAAATGTTATACGGGAAGAGAAGAAATTATATCCTGTAGACATTCTTATCATGGGAGCACACATGGTTCTATGAGTATTATGGGATATGAAGATTATAAAAGACCTTTTAGACCTTTGTTACCTTTAGTTAAATTTATCACATTTAATCATATAGAAGAATTAATTAATTCTATTACAGAAAAAACTGCTTGTATAATTTTAGAAACTATTCAATGTTCTTCTGGAATTATATTACCTGATAATTTATTTTTGAAAGAAGTAAGAAAACAGTGTAATAAAAAAAAAGCTTTAATGATACTTGATGAAATCCAAACTGGATTTGGAAGAACAGGAAGACTTTTTGCTTTCGAGCATTATGAAATCGTTCCTGATATCTTAATAATGGGAAAAGGAATGGGAGGTGGAATGCCTATAAGTGGTTTTGTCTCATCTAAAAAAATTATGAAAACTTTTATTGATATTGCTCCTTTAGGTCATTTAACTACTTTTGGAGGAAATGCTGTTTCCGCTTCTGCTTCTTTAGCTACTTTAAATCAACTTATCAATTCCAATATTATGGAACAAGTCCCAATGAAAGAAAAATGGATTAGGGAATATTTGATTCATAATCAAATCAAGAATATTCATGGTAAAGGTCTTTTTTTATCTTTTGAATTAAAAAATAAAAATACAGTGGAAAAGTTTTTCAAGAATTGTATAAAAAGAGGATTAATATTATTTCGTTTTTTATTTCATAGTAATTTTGTCCGTATATCTCCTCCATTGACTATCACAAAAAAGGAAATTCAAAAAGGATGCTCTATTATTATTGAAAGTTTAAATCAGCTATAAAAAATAATGTAATTGAGATTTTTTATTGAATTAGCTTATAATGGTAAATATTTTTTTGGATGGCAAATTCAAAAAAAAGTAAGTACAGTAGAAGAAAAATTAGAATATTGTTTATCAAAATTATTGAAAACATCCATCAATGTTGTAGGCGCTGGTAGAACGGATAAAGGAGTTCATGCTAAACAAATGTTTGCTCATTTTGATTATGAAGAAAAAATCGAAAATAATTTTATAGATAGATTAAATATTTTTTTACCTAAATCTATTAAAGTCTTCAATATTTTTCCAGTAAAAAAAAATATACATGCAAGATTTGATGCTATAAAACGAACGTATAAATATTATTTAACACGCGAAAAAAATCCATTCAAACAAGATTTTTCCTGGTACTGCTTTTATCCACTAAATATTCAAAAAATGAATATTGCTTCAAAAAAAATTATGGAATATAAGGATTTTAGTTCTTTTTGTAAAAGAAAAAGAACTAATAAAAATGAAAAAGAAAATAATATATGTCAAATTTATCATGCTTATTGGTCTGAGGAGAATAATATTTTATGTTTTACTATTGAAGCCAATCGATTTCTAAGATCTATGGTAAGGGCGATTATAGGAAAACTGATTGATGTAGGGAGAAATAAAGTTAGTATCAATGAATTTACAAAGATTATAGAATTAAAAAATTCTAATTTTTGCAAATTGATAGTTCCTGCATGTGGTTTATTTCTGACTCAGATTCTATATCCAGAAGATATTTTTTTATGAAAGAGAATTTGAACAAAAAAAAGTCCTCTTTAAAAGAGTTGATTATAATTAGTTTAAATTATAAATTAATATTAATATTAACAATTGTTACTTCTATATTAATTTCCTTTATTTCTGCTTATCGTCCTAAATTAATACAAAAGGCTATAGATTTTCATATCCTTTATAAGGATTTTCTAGGATTAAAAAATATACTGATGTTAATAATTATACTTCTATTTTTAGAAAGTATATTTCATTTTATTTTATTATATCTATCTAATATATTAGCTCAAAATGTAATTGAAAAAATAAGAATTCTTTTATTTGAGAAATTATTACATTTTAAAAATTCTTTTTTTAATAAAACTCCAATAGGAAAATTGGTATCTTATTCTATATCAGATATAGAAACGATAACTGTCATATTTAATGATGGAATTTTACTTGTTTCTGGAGATGTTTTAAGGATTATTATGATTATTATTATGATGTATACTGTTCATAAAAAATTGTCTTTTATAGTTTTTTTAACTATTCCTTTTATGTATATCATAACTCGTTTTTTTCAAAAAACGTTAAAAAAAACGTTTCATGAAGAACGTATTCAAACTTCACGTTTGAATAGTTTTTTACAAGAAAACATCATAGGAATGTCTATTATTCAACTTTTTAATAAGGAAAAAAAAGAATATTTAAAATTTAAATCTATTAATCGTAAATTAATGGATGCTCATTTTAAAACTATTTTTTATTTTTCTATTTTTTTTCCTATAGTAGAAATAATTTCTGCAGTAACAATAAGTATCATTATATTTTATGGAGGATTTCATGCCATTGATGTAGGAAATGTTAAACCGGGACAAATTATCGCTTTTATTTTTTTCATTTATCTTCTTTTTCGTCCTATGCGACAAATAGCTGATAGATTTAATATTATACAAAGAGGAATAGCTGGAATAGAACGTATATTTTCTATATTAAATTCTGAAGAAATCATTATTAATAGAGGAAATTTACGTTTTGAAAAATTAAAAGGACATATTGTATTTAATAATGTTTATTTTTCTTATATAAATGATGAAATGGTATTAAATGGAGTTTCTTTTGAAATTAAACCAGGAGAAAAAATTGCTATAGTCGGGGCAACAGGTTCTGGAAAATCTACGATTACTCATTTGATTTCTAGATTATATGAAATAAAAAGAGGAAATATTTGGATCGACGGACATTCTATTCAAGATATAGAACTGAAAAATTTAAGATCTCATATAAGAGTAGTGACACAAGATACTTTTTTATTTAATGATTCAATTATTAATAATATTACTTTAGGAGATCCGTCTATTAGTATTAATCAAATAGAAGATATGGCAAAAAAAATAGGAATACATAATTTTATTGCATCTTTGCCTAATGGATATAAATCTATTGTAAAAGAAAGAGGAAGTTTGCTTTCTCTTGGGGAAAAACAATTGATTTCTTTTTTAAGAGTACAAATGCACCCTTATTCTGTTCTTATATTAGATGAAGCGACTGCATCTTTGAATAAAGAATTAGAAAAGATGATTTATCATGCTACAGATCTTTTAACTAAACATAAAACTTCGATCATCATCACTCATCGTCTTTCCACATTAGAAAATGCGGATAAAATATTAGCTATTGATAAAGGATCTATTGTAGAAAAAGGGACTCATAAAGAGTTAATTCAATTAAATGGATATTATGCTGGATTATATAAAGAATCTTTTAACAAAAAAA
This genomic window contains:
- the mreC gene encoding rod shape-determining protein MreC, giving the protein MREFFNFFLKWRFFIFFFLLEFSAIFLSFSNSKFHQYIYAGSSNFMIGNIYEVIYKLRSYFLLEIENKKLLNENKRLREAQIFSKIRKISKDFKKEDINYLQQYTFTPVQIINNSIHEQDNYITINKGNIDGIEQDMGIILSNGIAGIIIKTSPHFSVAISLLNPKIKVNARLKKNKYFGTLSWDGLNHEYVVLYDIPRHSSIHKGDIVETDGKSATFPEGIQIGTVHSYKFDEEHANYIIKVKLMANFSTIENAYVVKNLLKKEWNDVQLYKVENK
- the folK gene encoding 2-amino-4-hydroxy-6-hydroxymethyldihydropteridine diphosphokinase; amino-acid sequence: MKEHDVFLLQGSNKENKKKYLDRSLILISQEIGEIIKISSYFESEAWNMKNSSIFYNRALHIKTNYTPIDLLKKILNIESFIGRKRNSYPLRKEYQNREIDIDILFYDHIIIYSFILTIPHPLLHLRRFVLEPMCEIAPNKSHPIFNFTILEMLGLCIDKLYVKKIFE
- a CDS encoding ABC transporter ATP-binding protein, coding for MKENLNKKKSSLKELIIISLNYKLILILTIVTSILISFISAYRPKLIQKAIDFHILYKDFLGLKNILMLIIILLFLESIFHFILLYLSNILAQNVIEKIRILLFEKLLHFKNSFFNKTPIGKLVSYSISDIETITVIFNDGILLVSGDVLRIIMIIIMMYTVHKKLSFIVFLTIPFMYIITRFFQKTLKKTFHEERIQTSRLNSFLQENIIGMSIIQLFNKEKKEYLKFKSINRKLMDAHFKTIFYFSIFFPIVEIISAVTISIIIFYGGFHAIDVGNVKPGQIIAFIFFIYLLFRPMRQIADRFNIIQRGIAGIERIFSILNSEEIIINRGNLRFEKLKGHIVFNNVYFSYINDEMVLNGVSFEIKPGEKIAIVGATGSGKSTITHLISRLYEIKRGNIWIDGHSIQDIELKNLRSHIRVVTQDTFLFNDSIINNITLGDPSISINQIEDMAKKIGIHNFIASLPNGYKSIVKERGSLLSLGEKQLISFLRVQMHPYSVLILDEATASLNKELEKMIYHATDLLTKHKTSIIITHRLSTLENADKILAIDKGSIVEKGTHKELIQLNGYYAGLYKESFNKKN
- a CDS encoding OstA-like protein encodes the protein MKYGFLIFVVLLLLSLNKIYSNESFLNKTKGVIQIIHADLIQNNNHHNQIFVLTGSVHLKYGKYHLFCDKVRYSKKNNKFHGYGNVRLESGKNKIISQNIIGNFFDFQLSGNVILYQDKIKLTSDIMNYNFKKKLLQAINDVVLYFNKIKLTTNILEYNFILNQIFYKKNSIIYYGDYIICSKEGFFYINRKKIELKYQIKLISKNYTVYANILEYMLKKEQINFPNTAIIMQNTNSDNFIYTKRAVFSIQKKIFLFKNYVSIHYNGKIVRGEYLFFDQKKKCGFIKNILIEDSKKKCFLISGYGKFDFHSGSLILKENPKIIKITKTDSVFVISNILKINVKKNNAYSIQAFSVKSFFLNEDIQGVCDFFNYESSNDYMQFDGNPTFWNKNQQITGKIIYVYLRDKNYIKYIKIVKNAFYTEKINSEEFNQIEGDIMIGFFNKKNYLEKVIIQGNINSIIFLYPDSDQKIINRLSCEILSIYLDQSKKIGKISCAKEARSELIPIHNKIPKDLLYLSKFSWKEKEKPNNKFFMSQEIYKYKKESLLEEKEIKTMIKNK
- a CDS encoding Rid family detoxifying hydrolase; the protein is MIPKKFSIKKIPSYGPYNTCVLVGFFLFVSGQIAVDQNTEKLISDNIEIETKKVMENIKIILSENEIGFQNVIKTSVFVTDMNLFPKINDVYSKFFHEGDYPARETIQVSALPKNANIEISLIAYKN
- a CDS encoding rod shape-determining protein, with the protein product MGLVVDFMKNLFTQEIAIDLGTANTLIMHNNKVIVDLPSIIAIDVRTKKVLAVGEEAKQMQGKTHENIKIYKPLKDGVIADYQVAELMIKEFIKKVPGVNNKFFTPSLTMVICIPSGITEVEKRAVKDSAQHLNAKEVYLIEEPMAAAIGSGISVTKAEGNMIIDIGGGTTECGVIALGGIVCQKSIKIAGDVFTNDIAYFLRSKYNLYIGERTAEKIKIDIGAVMESIEKPPEDIHIQGRDLSTGKPKEMNLSYKETIPALDKSILRIEDAVMETLSRTPPELAADIYKTGIYMAGGGSLLRGLDKRISKKTGLSVSLVEDPLRAVVKGTGVALKNIDKFTFLMK
- a CDS encoding putative LPS assembly protein LptD: MNQIQFYIYIILFIFSVSIFYGNEKKENDDVTHYKNDLFFLNLKDVLKYKSNIQEHDIKKGKSYLKGQASIEYYNAKIEADYIELNWKNGDLYAKSKEKSVLLQKENHQYFFSKIHFNFRNQIGEAKNFYTKEENHIVIADDIFKKKEDILMKKVTYISDPFFLKKKDNFPDFYLKTDYLKYSKKYILSGPIFFYWYRVPLPIFFPFFYMPIKFNKAYYSIMYPKFGIQKKRIYIEDLGLFFPISDLLNFSISTSIYNTEKWNIKTRIEYKLKYTDYGFINFDYKNMSNKQINYLFQWKHNSDSKPNSKINFNANINYDNVFLHNNESFSYINIRKKLSNYFWFMDFYMIQNKDKKEIKFIIPELILQTKNILFHDKKNLFLSQINIENELHFQNYMNGYKKTYFHTILNHNMSMTAYFPFFYPYFRISSKILYKDFYACDFPYFHISSFQKMDFSTNIVSIPFYKIWKLKDIFLLKHEVKPILFFHMIYFPPVFYNVKNHLKKRINFILNNNFVIKNTWNCMDSCRQIEIFKEINSSFIIDHNFIKWENFHIMGNTDLTKNFEAKYKAGINFFEKKYKMIYFDFSFSSNYDILFFPIKNKFQKKGKNRYDYFFFDHKNYAKYPIPFNLKIDFHSNYENSLDKKKFFHTFLSFNGSVNITKYWKISFHTDYDLLKNKIILANIIFDRDLRSFKMSFNWNIVKNSSWYFFIGLKDPYLKNIIQYNEKN
- a CDS encoding aspartate aminotransferase family protein → MKKLEKYFFQYQTQINPFPMNIMVNHAEGSYIYGINGKKYLDFVAGVSVNVLGHGNKKIKEAIKKQVNKYLHTMVYGEFIQTPCIKLCKKISENIPDPLTTTYLVNTGTEAVEGALKLAKCYTGREEIISCRHSYHGSTHGSMSIMGYEDYKRPFRPLLPLVKFITFNHIEELINSITEKTACIILETIQCSSGIILPDNLFLKEVRKQCNKKKALMILDEIQTGFGRTGRLFAFEHYEIVPDILIMGKGMGGGMPISGFVSSKKIMKTFIDIAPLGHLTTFGGNAVSASASLATLNQLINSNIMEQVPMKEKWIREYLIHNQIKNIHGKGLFLSFELKNKNTVEKFFKNCIKRGLILFRFLFHSNFVRISPPLTITKKEIQKGCSIIIESLNQL
- the truA gene encoding tRNA pseudouridine(38-40) synthase TruA, which produces MRFFIELAYNGKYFFGWQIQKKVSTVEEKLEYCLSKLLKTSINVVGAGRTDKGVHAKQMFAHFDYEEKIENNFIDRLNIFLPKSIKVFNIFPVKKNIHARFDAIKRTYKYYLTREKNPFKQDFSWYCFYPLNIQKMNIASKKIMEYKDFSSFCKRKRTNKNEKENNICQIYHAYWSEENNILCFTIEANRFLRSMVRAIIGKLIDVGRNKVSINEFTKIIELKNSNFCKLIVPACGLFLTQILYPEDIFL